One stretch of Brevibacillus laterosporus DNA includes these proteins:
- a CDS encoding RNA polymerase sigma factor: MQTDSEVVQQVLQGDVEAFRDIIQKYQHMIYIFIYKMVNNKSDAEDLTQEVFIKAYEKLNTYRGESQLTTWLHTLARNRTIDFLRRRKFHDTDEQLAFVPSGVQNEQPQESLLRKEQQKTIAEAFELLSDSYKEVIVLRCTHEYPFDKIASLLGVAESTARVRYLRARQEFAKVLTKMEGGLVHELPRI, from the coding sequence ATGCAAACCGACAGTGAAGTTGTACAACAGGTTTTGCAAGGGGACGTCGAAGCTTTTCGTGACATTATTCAAAAATACCAACATATGATCTATATCTTCATATATAAGATGGTAAACAACAAGTCAGACGCTGAAGATCTGACCCAAGAGGTATTTATCAAAGCCTACGAAAAGCTGAACACCTATCGAGGTGAAAGTCAACTAACTACATGGCTCCATACTTTAGCGAGGAATCGTACCATCGACTTTCTCCGGCGCCGGAAGTTCCATGATACGGATGAACAATTGGCTTTCGTCCCTTCAGGAGTACAGAATGAACAACCACAGGAATCGCTTCTGCGAAAAGAACAACAGAAGACCATCGCCGAAGCTTTCGAGCTGCTATCTGACTCCTATAAAGAAGTTATTGTGCTTCGTTGTACGCACGAATATCCCTTTGATAAAATAGCTTCCCTTCTCGGGGTAGCAGAGTCTACAGCACGGGTTCGATATTTACGAGCAAGGCAAGAATTTGCCAAAGTGTTAACGAAGATGGAAGGAGGACTCGTACATGAATTGCCAAGAATTTAA